The Candidatus Dormiibacterota bacterium genome window below encodes:
- a CDS encoding ATP-binding protein, which translates to MRPFSASSFPLFNSFPDAMVAVDGEGRIRLVNEQAERLFGYGRDEMLGQPIEMLVPQKVRARHAGHRSAYVRDPKTRPMGIGLELAGVRKDGRHVPVEISLSPLETDEGTFVVSAIRDITERKEFERTLQAKNTELQAANAAKDQFLASMSHELRTPLNAIIGFTGTLLMRLPGPLTEEQEQQLRIVQSSGRHLLSLISDILDLAKIEAGKVELHLEPMSLHDVIEEVRDSLRSMAASKGLEFDVVLPRERTVVRSDRRALSQILINLANNALKYTEKGSVTIDVSTRATSSGLHCDVNVRDTGIGIKPQDRERLFQAFEQLEPLSRRSAEGAGLGLHLSQKLSKLIGAHLSFISEPGEGSVFTLTLPVDAKA; encoded by the coding sequence ATGAGGCCGTTTTCGGCGAGCTCGTTTCCGCTCTTCAACTCGTTTCCCGATGCCATGGTCGCGGTCGATGGTGAGGGACGCATACGGCTCGTCAACGAACAGGCCGAGCGCCTTTTCGGCTACGGCCGCGACGAGATGCTCGGGCAGCCAATTGAGATGCTCGTGCCGCAGAAGGTGCGCGCGCGGCACGCCGGGCACCGCTCGGCGTACGTCCGCGACCCGAAGACTCGGCCGATGGGGATCGGATTGGAGCTCGCCGGCGTGCGCAAGGACGGGCGCCACGTACCCGTCGAGATCAGTCTCAGCCCGCTCGAGACCGACGAAGGCACGTTCGTGGTCAGCGCCATTCGCGACATCACCGAGCGCAAGGAGTTCGAGCGCACGCTTCAGGCGAAAAACACGGAACTCCAGGCTGCAAATGCCGCCAAGGACCAGTTCCTTGCCTCGATGAGCCACGAGCTGCGAACGCCTCTCAACGCGATCATCGGCTTTACCGGGACGCTGCTCATGCGATTGCCCGGGCCGCTTACCGAGGAACAAGAACAGCAACTACGCATCGTTCAGTCGAGTGGCCGCCATCTGCTCTCGCTCATCAGCGACATTCTCGATCTCGCAAAGATCGAAGCCGGCAAGGTGGAGCTGCACTTGGAACCGATGAGCCTACACGACGTCATCGAGGAAGTCCGCGATTCGTTGCGTTCGATGGCCGCGAGCAAGGGGCTCGAGTTCGACGTCGTGCTGCCGCGCGAACGGACGGTCGTGCGCAGCGATCGCCGCGCGCTCTCGCAGATTCTCATCAACCTTGCAAATAATGCGCTGAAGTATACCGAGAAGGGTTCCGTGACGATCGACGTCTCCACGCGGGCAACAAGCTCGGGTCTCCACTGCGACGTCAACGTGCGGGATACCGGGATCGGGATCAAGCCGCAGGACCGCGAGCGTCTCTTTCAAGCATTCGAACAGCTCGAGCCGCTCTCCAGGCGAAGCGCAGAAGGCGCCGGGCTTGGCCTTCACCTTTCACAGAAACTCTCGAAGCTGATCGGCGCACACCTGAGCTTCATCAGTGAGCCTGGCGAGGGCAGCGTCTTCACGCTCACGCTGCCCGTCGACGCAAAGGCATAG
- a CDS encoding cytochrome c oxidase subunit 2A: MRKDDGDAPLVGTLRFVFVMGLSFVVLWLAMYWLLVSRWR; this comes from the coding sequence ATGAGAAAGGATGACGGCGACGCGCCGCTCGTTGGAACGCTGCGGTTCGTCTTCGTCATGGGGTTGTCGTTCGTCGTGCTTTGGCTCGCAATGTACTGGCTGCTCGTAAGCCGGTGGCGATAG
- a CDS encoding cytochrome c oxidase subunit II: MHVHRYERAWMIFGVAMLVVFLVLLAVAAISNDVVPPSGMQQIDPRAVARTPPFDKPGLRRLPDGSYEAYYVARVFSFDPSVLTIPVGAKVTFYVTSTDVVHGFFVPGTDINMMVIPGWVNTETHVFRRPGEYLLICHEYCGIGHQNMFGKIEVAKV; this comes from the coding sequence ATGCACGTCCACAGATACGAACGCGCGTGGATGATTTTCGGCGTGGCGATGCTCGTCGTCTTTCTCGTTCTCCTCGCGGTCGCCGCGATCTCAAACGACGTGGTACCGCCGAGCGGCATGCAGCAAATCGATCCTCGTGCAGTCGCCCGTACGCCTCCATTTGATAAACCCGGATTGCGCCGTTTGCCGGACGGATCGTACGAAGCATACTACGTCGCACGCGTCTTCTCGTTCGATCCTTCGGTTTTGACGATTCCGGTGGGAGCGAAGGTCACATTCTACGTCACGAGCACGGACGTCGTGCATGGCTTCTTCGTTCCCGGCACCGACATCAACATGATGGTGATTCCGGGGTGGGTGAACACGGAGACGCACGTCTTTCGACGGCCTGGTGAATACTTGCTGATCTGTCACGAGTACTGCGGCATCGGCCATCAAAATATGTTTGGCAAGATCGAGGTCGCGAAAGTATGA
- a CDS encoding cbb3-type cytochrome c oxidase subunit I, with product MIADRQMRRENRVVIAHVYTATAAIALGAIFGVFQGFSRAGAVSAPAWFDYYRILTMHGVLMALVFTTFFITGLSLFVTYRAIPRERAVAVGWVGWIVMLVGTAMAAVEIVLGNATVLYTFYAPLKASPWFYIGATILVLGTWIVAYEIFENVVYWRKNNPGKPVPLVVFCAAATFVMWVVATFGVVAEMAMLIPWAFGWVPSVNVLLTRLFFWYFGHPLVYFWIMGAYIIWYNIIPKRYGGNVFSDGLTRLTFIMLILLSTPVGIHHEFMEPGISSAWKALFTVTTYGVVIPSFITAFAIFASFELAAIKQGRKGFIATVRSLPWNDPAFSGAAYGMLLFILGGFGGLVNASYGMDSVVHNTIWVVGHFHVTVGGPVALTFLGAAYWMIPRLTGRALWKPEWALMQTRLWFLGMLVMSFSMHFAGLLGAPRRTSDVSYGGAAVAVAWQPYMIAAAAGGLLLFLAILTFVAVAVGTLLQNKKTESMEVEFAVPAMPAEATPSALQHLFRWGVIALVLAVLVYAGPIGDLVHAPGYSVAGMRTW from the coding sequence ATGATTGCAGATCGTCAGATGCGCCGCGAGAACCGCGTCGTCATCGCGCACGTGTACACGGCAACGGCGGCGATCGCGCTGGGTGCAATCTTCGGCGTCTTTCAGGGCTTTTCGCGAGCAGGAGCCGTGAGCGCCCCCGCGTGGTTCGACTACTATCGTATCCTGACGATGCACGGCGTGCTGATGGCGCTCGTCTTTACGACGTTCTTCATCACGGGGCTCTCGCTCTTCGTCACCTATCGCGCGATTCCACGAGAGCGCGCGGTGGCGGTGGGGTGGGTCGGATGGATCGTGATGCTCGTCGGCACCGCGATGGCTGCGGTCGAGATCGTGCTCGGCAACGCGACCGTGCTCTACACATTCTACGCTCCCCTCAAAGCGAGCCCGTGGTTCTACATCGGGGCGACGATCTTGGTGCTCGGCACGTGGATCGTCGCATACGAGATCTTCGAGAACGTCGTCTACTGGCGCAAGAACAATCCCGGCAAACCCGTTCCTCTCGTCGTGTTTTGCGCAGCGGCGACGTTCGTCATGTGGGTCGTTGCCACGTTCGGGGTTGTCGCCGAGATGGCGATGCTCATTCCGTGGGCCTTCGGCTGGGTCCCCAGCGTCAACGTGTTGCTGACGCGGTTGTTCTTTTGGTACTTCGGCCACCCGTTGGTCTACTTCTGGATCATGGGCGCGTACATCATCTGGTATAACATCATCCCAAAGCGCTACGGTGGGAACGTCTTCAGCGACGGCTTGACGCGCCTGACGTTCATCATGCTGATCTTGCTCTCGACTCCCGTCGGTATCCACCACGAGTTCATGGAGCCCGGCATCTCGAGCGCGTGGAAAGCGCTCTTCACGGTCACGACCTACGGGGTCGTCATTCCGTCCTTCATCACCGCATTCGCGATCTTCGCCTCGTTCGAGCTCGCCGCCATCAAGCAGGGGCGCAAGGGGTTCATTGCCACGGTACGATCGCTGCCGTGGAACGATCCGGCGTTTTCGGGCGCCGCATATGGCATGTTGCTCTTCATTCTCGGGGGCTTCGGCGGCCTCGTGAACGCCTCGTACGGCATGGATTCGGTCGTGCACAACACGATTTGGGTTGTCGGGCACTTCCACGTCACCGTCGGCGGACCGGTGGCGCTGACGTTTCTGGGCGCCGCGTACTGGATGATCCCGCGCCTCACCGGACGCGCCCTGTGGAAGCCGGAATGGGCGCTGATGCAGACGCGTCTGTGGTTCCTCGGCATGCTCGTGATGTCGTTCTCCATGCATTTCGCCGGCCTGCTCGGGGCCCCGCGCAGGACTTCAGATGTCAGCTACGGCGGTGCCGCCGTCGCAGTAGCGTGGCAGCCGTACATGATCGCCGCCGCCGCCGGCGGCCTGTTGCTCTTCCTCGCGATTCTGACGTTCGTCGCAGTCGCCGTCGGCACGCTGCTGCAGAACAAGAAGACGGAGTCGATGGAGGTCGAGTTCGCGGTGCCGGCGATGCCCGCGGAGGCGACGCCCAGCGCTCTGCAGCACCTCTTTCGCTGGGGCGTTATCGCTCTCGTCCTTGCGGTGCTGGTCTATGCGGGACCGATCGGTGACCTCGTCCACGCGCCAGGATATAGCGTTGCTGGAATGCGAACGTGGTAA
- a CDS encoding response regulator transcription factor: MERKRILVVDDEPQIVEVLHAYLEREGLIVDSAGTVAEALEKIGALRPDMLILDITLPDGSGLDVLRAVSGPNGRIPSIMLTARAEEADRIVGLELGADDYVTKPFSAREVVARVRALFRRVEETVVSPLQRAAKKTLVGNLEIDHEFHEVHIAGSSANVTATEFRILALLAENPGEVFTRSHLLDRLNDGGDIFERTLDRHINNLRKKIEPDPHNPEYVLTVYGVGYKMRRP, from the coding sequence GTGGAACGCAAACGGATTTTGGTCGTCGATGACGAGCCGCAGATCGTCGAGGTTCTGCACGCGTACCTCGAACGGGAGGGGCTCATCGTCGACTCCGCCGGTACGGTGGCGGAAGCGCTCGAGAAGATCGGCGCGCTTCGCCCGGATATGTTGATCCTCGACATCACATTGCCGGACGGCAGTGGGTTAGACGTCCTGCGCGCCGTCTCCGGGCCGAATGGGCGGATTCCCTCGATCATGCTGACCGCGCGCGCCGAGGAGGCGGATCGCATAGTCGGTCTCGAGCTCGGTGCCGACGATTACGTCACGAAGCCGTTCTCGGCACGCGAAGTCGTAGCACGCGTTCGCGCGCTCTTCCGCAGGGTCGAAGAGACCGTCGTTTCGCCGTTGCAGCGCGCGGCGAAGAAGACGCTCGTCGGCAATTTGGAGATCGACCACGAGTTTCACGAAGTCCACATCGCGGGAAGTTCGGCGAATGTGACGGCGACCGAGTTCCGGATCCTTGCGCTCTTGGCGGAGAATCCAGGCGAGGTCTTCACGCGTTCGCATCTGCTCGATCGTTTGAACGACGGCGGCGACATCTTCGAGCGTACGCTCGACCGGCACATCAACAATCTGCGCAAAAAGATCGAGCCGGATCCGCACAACCCTGAGTACGTCCTGACGGTGTACGGCGTGGGCTACAAGATGCGCCGGCCGTAA
- a CDS encoding bifunctional enoyl-CoA hydratase/phosphate acetyltransferase → MHVERVLPAGWHADLLRRCEGLPPARTAVVHPCDVLALEGAVSAARAGLIVPVLVGNEEKIRAVARDASLDVSTYEIVSAAHSHAAAAIAVQMARAGNVEALMKGSLHSDELLHEVTQPLSGLHTERRMSHAFLVDVAAYPQPLVISDAVVNIAPTLDEKRDIVRNAVDLAHAVGIADVRVALLAAVETVSSKIQSTLDAAALCKMAERGQIPEGLLDGPLALDDALSPAAAMEKKIHSLVAGRANVLIVPDIDSGNVLVKALSLLAHAALAGVVLGARVPIALASRADNVATRVASAAVALLLARAAR, encoded by the coding sequence ATGCACGTAGAGCGCGTTTTACCTGCTGGCTGGCACGCCGATCTCCTGCGGCGCTGCGAGGGCCTGCCGCCGGCCCGCACCGCCGTCGTCCATCCGTGCGACGTGCTCGCGCTCGAAGGCGCTGTATCCGCCGCTCGCGCCGGCCTGATCGTCCCGGTGCTCGTCGGGAACGAGGAGAAGATTCGCGCCGTTGCCAGAGATGCATCGCTCGACGTCTCCACATACGAGATCGTCTCTGCCGCGCACAGTCACGCCGCCGCCGCGATCGCGGTGCAGATGGCGCGCGCCGGGAACGTCGAGGCACTGATGAAAGGCAGCCTTCATTCCGACGAACTGCTGCACGAGGTCACGCAGCCGTTATCGGGCCTGCACACGGAGCGGCGCATGAGCCACGCCTTCCTCGTCGACGTGGCTGCGTATCCGCAACCGCTCGTGATCAGCGACGCCGTCGTCAATATCGCGCCGACGCTTGATGAGAAGCGCGACATCGTGCGCAATGCCGTCGATCTCGCGCACGCGGTGGGAATCGCGGACGTCCGCGTGGCGCTCCTGGCGGCGGTCGAGACGGTCTCCTCCAAGATTCAGTCGACGCTCGATGCCGCGGCGCTCTGCAAGATGGCGGAGCGAGGACAAATTCCCGAGGGACTGCTCGACGGCCCACTTGCGCTCGATGATGCGCTGAGCCCGGCCGCTGCGATGGAGAAGAAGATTCATTCGCTCGTCGCAGGACGCGCGAACGTGCTGATCGTTCCCGACATCGACTCGGGGAACGTTCTCGTGAAAGCGCTGAGCTTGCTCGCCCATGCGGCACTCGCCGGAGTCGTTTTGGGCGCGCGAGTCCCCATCGCGCTGGCGAGCCGCGCCGACAACGTGGCGACCCGTGTCGCGTCGGCGGCTGTCGCACTTCTGCTCGCGCGCGCCGCCAGGTAA
- a CDS encoding acetate/propionate family kinase, with amino-acid sequence MRILCIDAGSSSIKFACYDRDSANERAVYSGAAETKGEGAAAGLWRAVEEHDPPDAIAHRIVFGGPGCNAPVRLSDAILNGLRELRAWDPLHLGVEVAIVEDALRRFALLPQVLCFDTAFFRGLPDVATRLPLPRTLPASLRRYGFHGLSYEWALASLGHPRGRTVLAHLGSGASLCAVRDDEPVDTTMGYSVLGGVMMATRPGDLDPGVMLALLAQGYTAAHLSKMLYEESGLKGVSGFSGDMRELLAARATDPQAAEGVALFVHQLRKHLGAMVAVLGGIDTLVFTGGIGEHAPVIREEACAPFGYLGMLLDDSANTRGDPTISAARSSVVVRIVRANENAMIARHAWSLLT; translated from the coding sequence GTGCGCATCCTGTGCATCGACGCAGGATCCTCGTCGATCAAGTTCGCGTGTTACGATCGGGATTCGGCGAACGAGCGGGCCGTCTACTCGGGAGCGGCCGAGACGAAGGGCGAGGGCGCCGCGGCCGGGCTCTGGAGAGCCGTTGAAGAGCACGACCCTCCCGACGCGATCGCCCATCGCATCGTCTTCGGTGGTCCGGGCTGCAATGCGCCCGTTCGGCTGAGCGATGCGATACTGAACGGCCTGCGCGAGCTCCGCGCGTGGGATCCGCTGCATCTCGGCGTCGAGGTCGCAATCGTCGAGGATGCCCTGCGGCGCTTTGCGCTCCTGCCGCAAGTGCTCTGCTTCGACACCGCATTCTTTCGCGGATTGCCCGACGTTGCCACGCGCCTCCCGCTGCCCCGGACGCTGCCGGCATCGCTGCGACGGTACGGCTTTCACGGACTCTCGTACGAGTGGGCGCTCGCATCGCTCGGCCATCCGCGGGGGCGGACCGTCCTCGCACACCTGGGCTCGGGCGCGAGCCTCTGCGCCGTTCGCGATGACGAGCCGGTTGATACGACGATGGGATACAGCGTGCTCGGCGGCGTCATGATGGCGACGCGGCCGGGCGATCTCGATCCCGGCGTCATGCTTGCGCTCCTCGCGCAGGGATACACTGCCGCCCACCTCTCGAAGATGCTCTATGAGGAAAGCGGGCTGAAGGGCGTCTCCGGTTTCTCCGGCGACATGCGCGAGCTGCTCGCCGCGCGTGCAACGGATCCTCAGGCCGCGGAAGGCGTGGCGCTTTTCGTGCACCAGCTCCGAAAGCATCTGGGAGCGATGGTCGCCGTCCTGGGCGGCATCGACACGCTCGTCTTCACCGGGGGCATCGGAGAGCACGCGCCGGTGATTCGGGAAGAGGCATGCGCGCCGTTCGGATATCTCGGCATGCTACTCGACGATTCGGCCAACACCCGCGGCGACCCAACGATTTCCGCGGCGCGGAGCAGCGTCGTCGTGCGGATCGTCCGCGCGAACGAGAACGCCATGATCGCGCGCCACGCGTGGTCCTTGTTGACATGA
- a CDS encoding universal stress protein — MFKKMLLAYDGSPCAQSAFGTALSLAKAESSALTICTVVDPIEIAGANAPMPPTQAALDDALSRARSMLADAASRAREAGVNASTELLEGEPAYELVTLAGRLGVDVIVMGTHGRSGLKRLFLGSVAEETLRSAGVPVVVVHQK; from the coding sequence GTGTTCAAGAAGATGCTGCTTGCCTACGACGGATCGCCCTGCGCGCAGTCCGCGTTTGGGACCGCACTCAGCCTTGCGAAGGCCGAATCCTCGGCGCTTACGATTTGCACCGTAGTGGATCCGATCGAGATCGCCGGTGCGAACGCGCCTATGCCACCGACCCAGGCCGCACTCGACGACGCCCTCTCGCGCGCGCGCTCGATGCTTGCCGATGCTGCGTCTCGGGCGCGGGAGGCGGGCGTGAACGCGAGCACGGAGCTCTTGGAAGGCGAGCCCGCGTACGAGCTCGTGACGCTGGCGGGTCGTTTGGGCGTCGACGTCATCGTCATGGGTACGCACGGTCGCTCGGGCCTGAAGCGGCTGTTTCTCGGCAGCGTTGCCGAGGAGACGCTCCGCAGCGCGGGCGTTCCCGTCGTTGTCGTGCATCAAAAGTAG
- a CDS encoding BON domain-containing protein, producing the protein MHQSVLDVLEAEPRVEAGKVGVAVEGGVVTLSGTLGSFTEKWAAEAAVKSVKGVRGIANELRVELAGMHVRDDADIAKTVVEVLRWSSGLPQGIQPEVHGGYVTLHGQVDWPYQREDAIDIVRRLSGVRGVYDDMTVKPYSVDPMELRRSIESRFQRLAAFDAKNVVIDVKDGGLVKLSGTVASLAEFDEAESAAYSVPGTSEVRNEIRISDEGW; encoded by the coding sequence TTGCATCAGAGCGTACTCGATGTGCTCGAGGCGGAGCCGCGCGTAGAAGCGGGGAAAGTCGGCGTTGCAGTCGAGGGCGGCGTCGTGACGCTGTCCGGAACGCTGGGCAGCTTTACCGAGAAATGGGCGGCCGAGGCGGCGGTGAAGTCGGTCAAGGGCGTGCGCGGCATCGCAAACGAGCTGCGCGTCGAGTTGGCCGGCATGCACGTTCGCGATGATGCCGACATAGCCAAGACGGTCGTCGAAGTACTGCGCTGGAGCAGCGGGCTGCCGCAGGGAATTCAGCCCGAAGTACACGGCGGATACGTCACGCTGCACGGTCAAGTCGATTGGCCGTATCAGCGCGAGGACGCCATCGACATCGTCCGGCGCCTCTCCGGGGTGCGGGGCGTCTACGACGACATGACAGTCAAACCGTATTCCGTCGACCCGATGGAGCTGCGGCGCAGTATCGAGAGCCGTTTCCAGCGCTTGGCAGCATTCGACGCCAAGAACGTCGTGATCGACGTGAAAGACGGCGGGCTCGTGAAGCTCTCCGGTACGGTCGCCAGCCTCGCCGAGTTCGATGAAGCGGAATCGGCCGCGTACTCGGTGCCGGGCACCTCAGAGGTACGCAACGAAATTCGGATAAGCGACGAGGGTTGGTAA
- a CDS encoding ATP-binding cassette domain-containing protein — MVRAASDDAPEIAIEVIDLTKRFGDVAAVKGISFRVPRGMVFGLVGPNGAGKSTTVKMLTTLLAPSSGTARVAGFDVRQSPVAVRRRIGYVPQMQSADPDLTGFENLLVFARLYALPRASRRQRILDALHAMDLDDARDRLARHYSGGMLRRLEIAQSLLNEPDVLFMDEPTIGLDPLARHSVWERVGHLRSAHGTTIFMTTHYMDEAAELCTRVAFMREGRIVAEESPETISGRYGADVTLDDLFIRYTGGNASQPAER; from the coding sequence TTGGTAAGAGCGGCATCCGACGACGCCCCCGAGATCGCGATCGAGGTCATCGACCTCACCAAGCGGTTCGGAGACGTCGCTGCCGTCAAGGGCATTTCATTTCGCGTTCCGCGTGGCATGGTGTTCGGGCTCGTCGGCCCGAACGGCGCGGGAAAGAGCACGACGGTCAAGATGTTGACGACGCTGCTCGCGCCAAGCTCGGGAACGGCTCGCGTAGCCGGGTTCGACGTGCGACAGTCACCGGTTGCGGTGCGCCGGCGCATCGGATACGTTCCGCAAATGCAGTCCGCAGATCCGGATCTGACGGGATTCGAAAACTTGCTCGTCTTTGCGCGGCTCTACGCATTGCCGCGCGCATCGCGCCGGCAGCGCATCCTCGACGCGCTCCATGCGATGGACCTCGACGACGCGCGCGACCGTCTCGCTCGCCACTATTCGGGCGGAATGCTTCGGCGTCTGGAGATTGCGCAATCGCTGCTCAACGAGCCGGACGTGCTCTTCATGGACGAACCTACGATCGGTCTCGACCCGTTGGCCCGGCATTCGGTGTGGGAGCGCGTGGGGCACCTGCGAAGCGCCCACGGCACGACGATCTTCATGACCACGCACTACATGGACGAAGCCGCCGAGCTCTGCACGCGCGTCGCATTCATGCGTGAAGGGCGCATCGTCGCCGAGGAGTCCCCTGAGACGATCTCCGGCCGCTACGGCGCCGACGTGACGCTCGATGACCTCTTCATCCGCTACACCGGCGGCAACGCTTCCCAGCCGGCCGAACGATGA
- a CDS encoding ABC transporter permease: MNPLETILTQIAAITDAEIQKLVHDPVELLTRVIQPVLWLLMFGEVFARVRGIPTGNIPYQAFLVPGVLAQSALFISIFFGISAIWERDLGVLYKYMMSPAPREALVLGKALAAGVRGLSQAIMVYAIGLLIGVHLRVTLEAVLGVCVVIVLGAAVFCTFSLIIACIVKTRERFMGIGQVLTMPLFFASSAIYPLSLMPGWLKAVAMINPLTYQVDALRTFMLAGYQSTFGLVTDFGVQLGIFALLLVLAARMYPLILT, from the coding sequence ATGAATCCGCTCGAAACGATCCTGACGCAAATCGCGGCGATCACCGACGCGGAGATCCAGAAGCTCGTTCACGACCCCGTCGAGCTCTTGACGCGGGTCATTCAGCCGGTGCTCTGGCTACTGATGTTCGGGGAGGTGTTCGCTCGCGTGCGCGGCATTCCGACCGGCAACATTCCGTACCAAGCCTTCCTCGTTCCCGGGGTCCTCGCGCAGAGTGCGTTGTTCATCTCGATTTTCTTCGGGATCTCGGCCATTTGGGAGCGCGATCTCGGCGTGCTCTACAAGTACATGATGAGCCCCGCACCGCGGGAGGCGCTCGTACTGGGCAAAGCGCTCGCGGCGGGCGTGCGCGGGCTCTCTCAGGCCATTATGGTGTATGCGATCGGCTTGCTTATCGGCGTTCATTTGCGGGTCACGCTGGAGGCGGTCCTCGGCGTTTGCGTCGTCATCGTGCTCGGCGCGGCGGTCTTCTGCACGTTCTCCCTCATCATCGCGTGCATCGTCAAGACGCGCGAGCGCTTCATGGGCATCGGCCAAGTGCTCACGATGCCGCTCTTCTTTGCGAGCAGCGCGATCTATCCGCTCTCGTTGATGCCGGGATGGTTGAAGGCGGTCGCCATGATCAACCCCCTCACGTACCAGGTCGACGCGCTGCGCACGTTCATGCTCGCCGGCTACCAGAGCACGTTCGGCCTCGTCACCGACTTCGGGGTGCAGCTCGGCATCTTCGCGCTGCTGCTCGTCCTCGCAGCGAGAATGTATCCGCTGATCCTGACCTAG
- a CDS encoding Flp family type IVb pilin, with protein MPRQIRSLLADDSGATLVEYGLLLALVAMAAMVSMKTLGTHISTLFTSAANKL; from the coding sequence ATGCCCAGACAGATTCGGTCGCTTCTCGCTGACGACAGCGGAGCCACGCTCGTCGAGTACGGACTGCTTCTCGCGCTGGTGGCGATGGCTGCCATGGTGTCGATGAAGACCCTCGGAACGCATATCAGCACCCTCTTCACGAGCGCCGCGAACAAACTCTGA